A stretch of Octopus bimaculoides isolate UCB-OBI-ISO-001 unplaced genomic scaffold, ASM119413v2 Scaffold_79838, whole genome shotgun sequence DNA encodes these proteins:
- the LOC106867077 gene encoding zinc finger protein 383, whose protein sequence is IHTGEKPYRCDVCGKSFSAQTYLTTHIRIHTGEKPFHCDACGKSFAARSILISHKRIHTGDKPYQCDICDKSFSVGSTLTKHKRIHTGEKPYQCDICGKSFFQRAHLTSHERIHTGEKPYHCGICDKAFSESCHLTNHKRVHTGERPYRCRVCGKSFSQTSYLNVHIKRIHSGETSIRTQEKPHHCDFCGK, encoded by the coding sequence attcatacaggggaaaaaccatatcgctgtgatgtCTGTGGAAAATCGTTTTCTGCCCAAACTTACTTAACTAcccacatacgtattcatacgggagaaaaaccatttcattgtgatgcctgtggtaaatcattcgctGCAAGAAGTATACTAATTAGtcacaaacgaattcatacaggagataaaccatatcagtgtgatatctgtgataaatcattctctgtaggCAGcaccttaactaaacacaaacgcattcatacaggagagaagccatatcagtgtgatatctgtgggaaatcattcttTCAAAGAGCTCACTTAACTTCTCACGaacgtattcatacgggagagaagccTTATCACTGTGGAATCTGTGATAAAGCTTTTTCTGAAAGTTGTCACTTAACCAATCACAAACGTGTCCACACTGGTGAGAGACCATATCGTTGTCGGGTCTGTGGGAAATCGTTTTCTCAAACAAGTTACTTAAATGTACACATCAAACGTATTCATTCAGGAGAGACGAGCATTCGTACACAagagaaa